The Halorubrum salinarum genome segment CGACAACGCCGCGGTCGCCGCCGACGCCCGGATCGTCGTCCTCGCGGTCCCGCCGTACCACGTCGGCGACACCGTCGAGGCGGTCGCGGGGTCGTTAGACGACGGCGACGTGCTGGTCTCGCCCGCCACGGGGATGAAACGCGACGAAGAGGGGTTCCACTACCACAAGCCCGGGGCCGGCTCGGTGACGCGGATCGTCGCGGACGCGGCGCCCGACGGCGTCGCCGTCGTCGGCGCGTTCCACAACCTCGCGGCCGCGCGGCTCGCGAACCTCGACGCCGAGCTGGGCGTCGACACGCTCGTGATCGGCGACGACGGGGACGCCAAGCGGACGGTCGCGGACGTCGCCGAGGGGATCGAGGGGCTGCGCGCGCTCGACGCCGGCGGGATCGCCAACGCACCCGAAATCGAGGGGCTCACGCCGCTTTTAATCAACGTCGCCGCGAACAACGACGGGCTCGACGACCTCGGCGTGCGGTTCCGGTAGCGCGGCTGGCGCGCCGCCGCCGTCGTCCGAATCGCGGCCGGACGGCGTTCCGTTAGGCCTTTGCGCGCCGGGGCCCTCCGGGCGGTAGATGGAGTACCTGGAGCGTCGGGTCGGGCTCGTCGAAGACCGGATCGAGTCGGTCATCGACGGCGTCGAGCCCGAGGAGCTGTCCGACGAGGTCGGGCACGTCGTCCTCGCGGGCGGCAAGCGCGTCCGGCCCGCGGTGACCGTCCTCGCCTGCGAGGCGTTCGACGGCGACCCCGAGGAGGCGGTCGACTTCGCGGCCGGCATCGAGTTCGTCCACAACGCCTCGCTCGTGATCGACGACATCATCGACCGCTCGGAGGTCCGCCGCGGCACCGACGCCGCCTGGGCCGAGTTCGGCTACGGGCCCGCGATCATCGCCAGCGACGGCCTGCTCGGCGAGGCGTTCGCGCTGTTCTCGACGGACCCGCGCGCGATGCGCACCGTCGCCGAGGCGATGGTCGAACTCGGCGAGGGCGAGGCGACGGAGCTGGCGGCGCGCCCGACGAACGAAGACGAGTACATGGAGCTCGCGCGCCGGAAGACGGGCGCGCTGTTCCGGGCCGCCGCCGAGCTGGGCGCGGTCGCCGGCGGCGCCGAGCCGCACGCGATCGACTCGTTCGGCGAGTACGCCGAGCGCGTCGGCGTCGCCTTCCAGATGCGCGACGACGTGTTAGACGCCACCGCCGACGCCGACGACCTCGGCAAGCCGACCGGGCAGGACGCCGAGATGGACCGCCCGTCGGTGCTCCAGGTCACGTCGCTGTCGCCCGAGGAGATCAACGAGCGCGCCCGGGCGGAGTCGGAGCGCGCGCTGGCCGCGCTCGACGACGCCGACCCGCCCGAGACGGAGGCGATCGAGTACCTCCGCGACCTCGCGGAGTTCGTCGTCGTCCGCGAGCGGTAAGCGGAACAGGGGTTTCGGGCCGCGCTGCTCGGCGTTCAGAGCTCGTAGCCCGCCTTCTCCATGAGGTCCGCGAACACGTCGGTCCCCATCGCCTGCTCGTAGACGATGGCGGTGAGCATCCCGCCGGGGTAGACCCCGCCGTTCCGGACGTGGTCGACCTTGTGGCAGTGCATCGGGTAGATGCCGGGGTCCGCGTCGGCCTCGAACTCGACGGTGTACCGCTCCGCGGGCGCGACGTTCACCACGTCCTCCGGGAGCTGCATCACCTCGGGGTACGCGGCGCCGTCCTTCTCGACGGTGCGGAACCGGTGGTTGTGCGTGTGCATCGGGTGCGACATGAACCCGGCGTTGACCATGTGGAGCCGCACCGTGTCGCCCTCGCTGACGACGATCGGCGAGCCGCGGTCGGGGTTGAACGTGTACGGCGCGACGCGGCCGTTGATCGTGAACGCGTCCGGCCGCCGGTTCTCGATGTCGTAGGTCGCGTCCTCGCCGCCGTACGACCGGGAGAGCCGCGTGTCCCAGTCTTTCAGCGTCATGAACCGCTCCACGTCGGCTTCGTCGTACCCCTCGGGGTCGATACGGAGGATCCCGTACATCCCCATGTCCATGTGCATCGGGGTGTTGAAGTGGCAGTGGTAGAGGTGGGTGCCGGGCACGTCGGCGCCGATCTCGTAGGTGTGTTTCTCGCCGGGCATCACCGTGATCCCGGTCGTCGACGGGACGCCGTCGTCCTTCCACGACTTCGAGACGCCGTGGAAGTGGAGCGTGTGGGGCATCTCCCCGTCGGTGTTGTCGAGCGTGATCGACAGGTCGTCGCCCTCGGTCGCGCGGAGGACCGGCCCGGGGACGCTCGGCGTGCCGTCGTCGGCCTGGAACGCCCACGTCACCGGCATCTCGACCGGCCCCCCGAGCGAGCCGCCGGGGTGGGCCGCGTGTCGGGCGTGGACCGAGCGCAGCGTCACCTCGCGGCCGCGCTCGTCGAGGTCGACGACCTCCGGCGACCCCGTCTCGGGGAGCGCGGGCCCGTCGTCGTCCGTCTGCGTCGGCTCCGCGCCGTCGCCGGTCGCGGCGGTGGAGACCGTCTGGCTCATACAGCCCGCCAGCCCGGCGACGCCCGAGAGCCCCGCCGCCTGGAGGATCGTTCGCCGCGCGAAGCCGCCGTCGGAGTCGGAACCAGCGTGGGTCATGTCTGGACCGAAGGGAAGCGGGACCATAACCGGGTCGCGGCTTCCCGATCGGAGGTACGACCGACGAACCTGTTCGGCCCGTAGTATATAAAAGAATCAGCCGCGGCGGGAGCGGGCGCGGATCAGTCGTCCGCCGGCTCCCCGGCGGGCGCGTCCGACTCGTCGCCGGCCGCCGCGTTCTCGCCGATCGGCTCGCTGTCCCAGTAGGCGTGGCCGTCGTCCGCGCGGAAGCAGGTCGCCGTCCGGCCGTCGCCCACGTCGTACCCCGGCGGCGCCGACTCGCGGCAGGCCGCGCGCGCCTCCGGGCAGCGGGTGTGGAACCGGCAGCCCGCCGGCGGGTTCCGCGGCGAGGGCACGTCGCCGCGGAGCGTCTCGAACTCCTCGTCGCGCGCCTCCGTGCTCGCGCGCGGGACGCTCGACAGCAGCGCCTTCGTGTACGGGTGCGCGGGGTCGTCGAAGATCTCCTCCACCGGCCCGATCTCGACGATCTCGCCGAGGTACATCACCGCGACGCGGTCGCAGACGTGCCGCACCACGCCGAGGTTGTGCGCGATGAACAGGAACGTGAGCCCGAAGTCGTCCTGGAGGTCTTCGAGCAGGTTCAGGATCTGCGCCTGAACGCTCACGTCCAGCGCCGACACCGGCTCGTCGAGGACGACGAAGTCGGGGTCCAGGGCGAGCGCCCGGGCGATCCCGATGCGCTGGCGCTGCCCGCCCGAGAACTCGTGCGGGTACCGGTCCATCTGGTCGGCGGAGAGGCCGACCCGTTCGAGCAGTTCGCGGGCCGTCTCGCGGCGCTGTTCCCGATCGGCGACGTCGTGGATGCGGAGCCCCTCCGTGATGATGTCGCCGGTGGTCATCCGCGGGTCGAGGCTGGAGAACGGGTCCTGGAACACGATCTGGGCGCGCCGGCGGAACTCGTTCAGGTCGCGGTCGGTCATCGCCCGAACGTCGGTCCCGTCGAAGGTGATCTCGCCGGCGGTCGGCTCGCGCAGGCGCAGCACCGTCTCGCCGGTCGTCGACTTCCCGCAGCCGGACTCGCCGACGAGCCCCAGCGTCTCACCCTCGCGCACGTCGAAGGAGACGCCGTCGACCGCCTTCACGCTCGACGATTCCTGCCCGAGCAGGCGGTCGACGATCGACGAGTCGTCCGCGTAGTACTTCTTCAGCCCGTCGACGGAGAGCAGCGGGTCGCTCATTCGCCCTCACCCCCGGGGCCGCCGAAGTGGTCGTCCGGGAGCGCGTCCGCCGGGTCGTACTCCCGCTCGGCGAGGACGCACTTGGCGCCGTGGTCGGCGGCGGCGTCGACGGTCGCCTCCGCGGGCTTGTCGAGGCACGCCTCCATCGCCTTCGGGCACCGGTCCGCGAAGTAGCACCGGTCGCCCATCTCGGCGTCGACCAGGCTCGGGACGTTGCCCGCGATCGGTTCGAGCCGCGGCCGCGGGTCGTCCACGTCGGGGATCGAGCCGAGCAGCCCCTGCGTGTACGGGTGGACGGTGTCCTCGAACACGGAGTCGAGCGTGCCGCGCTCGACGACCTCGCCGGCGTACATCACGCAGACGCGGTCGCACATCTCCGCGATCACGCCGAGGTCGTGGGTGATGAGCACGATGCTCATCCCGCGCTCGGCCTGGATCTCCTTCAGCAGGTTCAGGATCTGCGCCTGGATCGTCACGTCGAGCGCGGTCGTCGGCTCGTCGGCGATCAGCACGTCCGGCTCGCCGGCGAGCGCCTGCGCGATCATCGCGCGCTGGAGCATCCCGCCGGAGAACTGGCCGGGGTACTCGTCGACGCGGTCCTCGGGGTCGGGGATCCCGACCTGCCCGAGCAGCTCGACCGCCCGCTCCATGCTCTCCTCGCTCGTGTAGTCGCGGCCGGGGACGAGCCCGTCGAGGAGGTACTTGCCGAGCCCGTACCCCTGCGTCCGCGAGCGCGTCGAGCGGGGGTTCGCCCGCGCCCGGCGCTGCACCTCGACCGCCTCGGCGATCTGCTCGCCGACCGTGATCGAGGGGTTGAAGCTGCTCATCGGGTCCTGGAAGATGACGCTGAACGAGGGGCCGCGCAGCGACCGGCGCACGCTCGGCGGCACCGTCCGGAGGTCGACGTGGTCGCCGTCGACGTGGACCGCCTCCGTCCCGCGGAACTCCTCCGCGAGGTCGGGGTCGCGGTACCAGACCTCGCCGGCCGTGATACGGCCGGGCGTCTCGACGAGGTCGACGAGCGACAGCGCGGTCACGGACTTGCCGGACCCGGACTCGCCGACGACGCCGAGGATCTCGTCTTCCCGGAGGTCGAACGACACCGACTCCACCGCGTTGATCTGCCCCTCCTCGGTGAAGAAGCGCGTCGAGAGGTCCCGGACCGACAGCACGTCGTCGGCCGCGGGCAGCCCGGTCGGGGCCGCGCCGGCAGCGCCGACGGCGTCGGCCGTCGCGGCGTCGCTCGCGCCGCCGTCGGTCGCCGCGGCGAGGTCGTCGGGCGACCGCTCGGCGTCGCTCATGCGGCACCCCCTTCGCCCTCGATACCGGGGTCTAAGGCGTCACGCAGCCAGTCGCCGAGCAGGTTGATCCCGATCACCGACAGCATGATCGCGAGCCCGGGGATGGAGGCGATCCACCACTGCCCGGAGGAGACGTAGTCGCGCCCCTGCGCGATGTCGAAGCCCCACGACAGCGTCGTCCCCGAGAAGCCGAGGAACGACAGCGAGCTCTCCAGGAGGATGATCGCCGCCACCTGTACGGTCCCGAGGACGATGATCGGCGTGATCGCGTTCGGGAGGATGTGGCGGACGATGATCGTGTTGTCGTCGGCCCCGAGGGCGCGCGACGCCTTCACGTACTCCTGCCCGCGCAAGGAGAGCGCCTCCCCGCGGGCGACGCGGGCGAACCACACCCAGTTGACGAGGCCGACGACGATCACCACCGTTATCGGCAACACGAAGCTCTCGGGCATCTCCGGCGCGAGCCCGGCGACGACGAACGGGTCGGGGACGTTCACCGCCGCGCGCCCCCACAGCCCGATGAGCGCGACCGCCAGCACGAGCGAGGGGAACGCGAGGCTCACGTCCGCGATCCGCATCAGCGCGTCGTCGACGCGCCCGCGGTGGTAGCCGGCGAGCAGCCCGACCGGCACGCCGATCGACGCCGCCAGGAGCGTGCCGAGGACGCCGACGACGAGCGACGTGCGAGCGCCGTACACCACCCGCGAGAACATGTCGCGGCCGAGCCCGTCGGTCCCGAACACGTGGTCCGGGTCGGCCGTGATCTCGACCTCCTCGGTGACGGTCTGGATCTCGCCGTCGACCATCTGCGAGGAGGTCCGCTCGGCCGTCTGCGAGAAGCCGAGCGGCGGTAGCTCGCTCTCGTTGAGCTGTTGGTCGGTCGGGTTGTGGGGCGCGACGAACGGGGCGAACACGGCGGTCAACACGATGACCACCACGAGCGCCAGCCCGAGTTTCGCGAGCCCGCTCTGTCTGAACTCCTTCTTGAGATTGCGTATGACACGTGAAGAGACCATGTTAGTCGGTCACCACCTCCGGGTCGAGGTAGGCGTACACCACGTCGACGAGGATGTTGACGAGGACGAAGCTCGTCCCGATGACGATCAGGCTGCCCTGGAGCGCGGGCCAGTCGCGCTGGTTGATGCTCTCGATGACCAGCGTGCCGAGCCCCGGCCACGAGAACACCGCCTCCGTGAT includes the following:
- the npdG gene encoding NADPH-dependent F420 reductase translates to MKIAILGGTGDIGEGLALRLAADTPHRIAVGSREAEKAETKAEEYTTELESRGLDAAVTGGDNAAVAADARIVVLAVPPYHVGDTVEAVAGSLDDGDVLVSPATGMKRDEEGFHYHKPGAGSVTRIVADAAPDGVAVVGAFHNLAAARLANLDAELGVDTLVIGDDGDAKRTVADVAEGIEGLRALDAGGIANAPEIEGLTPLLINVAANNDGLDDLGVRFR
- a CDS encoding ABC transporter ATP-binding protein, translating into MSDPLLSVDGLKKYYADDSSIVDRLLGQESSSVKAVDGVSFDVREGETLGLVGESGCGKSTTGETVLRLREPTAGEITFDGTDVRAMTDRDLNEFRRRAQIVFQDPFSSLDPRMTTGDIITEGLRIHDVADREQRRETARELLERVGLSADQMDRYPHEFSGGQRQRIGIARALALDPDFVVLDEPVSALDVSVQAQILNLLEDLQDDFGLTFLFIAHNLGVVRHVCDRVAVMYLGEIVEIGPVEEIFDDPAHPYTKALLSSVPRASTEARDEEFETLRGDVPSPRNPPAGCRFHTRCPEARAACRESAPPGYDVGDGRTATCFRADDGHAYWDSEPIGENAAAGDESDAPAGEPADD
- a CDS encoding ABC transporter permease, producing MVSSRVIRNLKKEFRQSGLAKLGLALVVVIVLTAVFAPFVAPHNPTDQQLNESELPPLGFSQTAERTSSQMVDGEIQTVTEEVEITADPDHVFGTDGLGRDMFSRVVYGARTSLVVGVLGTLLAASIGVPVGLLAGYHRGRVDDALMRIADVSLAFPSLVLAVALIGLWGRAAVNVPDPFVVAGLAPEMPESFVLPITVVIVVGLVNWVWFARVARGEALSLRGQEYVKASRALGADDNTIIVRHILPNAITPIIVLGTVQVAAIILLESSLSFLGFSGTTLSWGFDIAQGRDYVSSGQWWIASIPGLAIMLSVIGINLLGDWLRDALDPGIEGEGGAA
- a CDS encoding multicopper oxidase domain-containing protein, with the protein product MTHAGSDSDGGFARRTILQAAGLSGVAGLAGCMSQTVSTAATGDGAEPTQTDDDGPALPETGSPEVVDLDERGREVTLRSVHARHAAHPGGSLGGPVEMPVTWAFQADDGTPSVPGPVLRATEGDDLSITLDNTDGEMPHTLHFHGVSKSWKDDGVPSTTGITVMPGEKHTYEIGADVPGTHLYHCHFNTPMHMDMGMYGILRIDPEGYDEADVERFMTLKDWDTRLSRSYGGEDATYDIENRRPDAFTINGRVAPYTFNPDRGSPIVVSEGDTVRLHMVNAGFMSHPMHTHNHRFRTVEKDGAAYPEVMQLPEDVVNVAPAERYTVEFEADADPGIYPMHCHKVDHVRNGGVYPGGMLTAIVYEQAMGTDVFADLMEKAGYEL
- a CDS encoding ABC transporter ATP-binding protein, encoding MSDAERSPDDLAAATDGGASDAATADAVGAAGAAPTGLPAADDVLSVRDLSTRFFTEEGQINAVESVSFDLREDEILGVVGESGSGKSVTALSLVDLVETPGRITAGEVWYRDPDLAEEFRGTEAVHVDGDHVDLRTVPPSVRRSLRGPSFSVIFQDPMSSFNPSITVGEQIAEAVEVQRRARANPRSTRSRTQGYGLGKYLLDGLVPGRDYTSEESMERAVELLGQVGIPDPEDRVDEYPGQFSGGMLQRAMIAQALAGEPDVLIADEPTTALDVTIQAQILNLLKEIQAERGMSIVLITHDLGVIAEMCDRVCVMYAGEVVERGTLDSVFEDTVHPYTQGLLGSIPDVDDPRPRLEPIAGNVPSLVDAEMGDRCYFADRCPKAMEACLDKPAEATVDAAADHGAKCVLAEREYDPADALPDDHFGGPGGEGE
- a CDS encoding polyprenyl synthetase family protein, whose amino-acid sequence is MEYLERRVGLVEDRIESVIDGVEPEELSDEVGHVVLAGGKRVRPAVTVLACEAFDGDPEEAVDFAAGIEFVHNASLVIDDIIDRSEVRRGTDAAWAEFGYGPAIIASDGLLGEAFALFSTDPRAMRTVAEAMVELGEGEATELAARPTNEDEYMELARRKTGALFRAAAELGAVAGGAEPHAIDSFGEYAERVGVAFQMRDDVLDATADADDLGKPTGQDAEMDRPSVLQVTSLSPEEINERARAESERALAALDDADPPETEAIEYLRDLAEFVVVRER